A region of Nostoc sp. 'Peltigera membranacea cyanobiont' N6 DNA encodes the following proteins:
- a CDS encoding type II toxin-antitoxin system HicA family toxin: MSKLPSLTGREVITALKKAGFEVARIRGSHHFLIHSDGRRSVVPAHSGETIGSGLLAQILRDCEIARDEFRELL, translated from the coding sequence ATGAGTAAACTACCGAGTTTGACTGGGCGAGAAGTAATAACAGCGTTAAAAAAAGCAGGTTTTGAGGTAGCAAGAATCCGAGGGAGTCACCATTTTTTGATACACAGTGATGGTCGTCGAAGCGTTGTTCCAGCGCATTCTGGTGAAACAATTGGTTCTGGTTTGTTAGCGCAGATACTCCGTGACTGTGAGATCGCCCGTGATGAATTCCGGGAACTCTTGTAA
- a CDS encoding type II toxin-antitoxin system HicB family antitoxin has translation MTREFNVIIERDSEGYFVASVPSLAGCHTQAKSLDELIERIKEAIELCLEVEQENAEALEFIGVQRVSVQL, from the coding sequence ATGACCAGAGAATTTAACGTCATTATAGAACGCGACTCTGAGGGTTATTTTGTTGCATCCGTGCCTAGTCTAGCGGGATGTCACACCCAAGCTAAATCTCTAGACGAACTGATAGAGCGGATTAAAGAAGCTATTGAACTTTGTTTAGAGGTTGAACAAGAAAACGCCGAAGCATTAGAGTTTATCGGTGTGCAAAGGGTTTCTGTTCAATTATGA
- a CDS encoding pirin family protein yields the protein MAILQLIEPEVKDLGGFVARRSLPYLNRQMVGPFIFFDHLGPSVLPPNKGIDVRPHPHINLATVTYLFDGALMHRDSLGTVQEIQLGAVNWMTAGKGIVHSERSPDLDRQNESTIHGIQTWVALPVEYEETDPSFTHYPAQTLPTWEENGVIIKLIAGQAFGYTSPVKVFSPILYLDVVLSANAHFTIPTGYSERAVYSVTEGLSINEQPLEPYRLAILDPIDEVRVSASAAARCIVIGGEPLGTRYKWWNFVSSRPERIEQAKADWRDYRFASVADETEFIPLPEVVVEANPL from the coding sequence ATGGCAATACTTCAACTGATTGAACCTGAAGTTAAAGATTTGGGTGGGTTTGTTGCCCGTCGCAGTTTGCCATATCTTAATCGTCAAATGGTTGGGCCGTTTATTTTCTTCGATCATCTTGGCCCATCGGTTTTACCACCCAACAAAGGCATCGATGTTCGACCACATCCTCATATCAATCTCGCCACTGTAACTTACTTATTTGATGGTGCTTTGATGCACCGCGATAGTTTAGGCACTGTGCAGGAAATTCAACTGGGTGCTGTAAACTGGATGACGGCAGGAAAAGGGATTGTACATTCAGAGCGATCGCCCGATCTCGATCGTCAAAATGAATCTACCATTCATGGCATTCAAACCTGGGTCGCTTTGCCTGTAGAATACGAAGAAACCGATCCAAGCTTCACTCACTATCCTGCCCAAACCCTTCCCACGTGGGAAGAAAATGGCGTTATCATCAAATTGATCGCAGGACAAGCATTTGGCTACACCTCACCTGTCAAAGTTTTCTCACCTATTCTCTATTTAGATGTAGTGCTGTCTGCCAATGCTCACTTTACTATCCCCACAGGTTATTCAGAGAGGGCAGTATACAGCGTCACAGAAGGTTTGAGTATTAATGAGCAACCACTAGAGCCATATCGCCTCGCCATCCTAGATCCAATAGATGAAGTCAGGGTTTCTGCTAGTGCTGCTGCTCGGTGTATTGTTATTGGTGGTGAACCATTGGGTACACGCTACAAATGGTGGAATTTTGTTTCTAGCCGACCAGAGCGGATTGAGCAAGCAAAAGCCGATTGGCGGGATTATCGCTTTGCTAGCGTGGCAGATGAAACAGAGTTTATTCCACTGCCAGAAGTGGTAGTAGAGGCTAATCCCTTATAA
- the pirA gene encoding arginine synthesis PII-interacting regulator PirA — protein sequence MNQGRLQSARKAQEAHRENIQKSLEHRLQVARAKGDEQLIRQLEAEMRYSS from the coding sequence ATGAATCAAGGTAGACTACAAAGTGCAAGGAAAGCACAAGAAGCCCACAGAGAGAATATTCAAAAAAGCCTAGAGCATCGCCTGCAAGTAGCCAGAGCAAAGGGTGACGAACAACTGATTCGTCAACTGGAAGCTGAAATGAGGTATTCCAGCTAA
- a CDS encoding CPBP family glutamic-type intramembrane protease, with amino-acid sequence MIWRRLNQKIRLVFPIFLLIVFIVVIASQRLPAREAQLVQQESNYAIHTRQNFNQPGFYPVAQIPSAKLYKPVGDWVGRLILPTKQQLQDGLDWVWMEVQYAPPTAQNLLGKIVRLEWKKNEDLLAKVKAVTRDINFTSEVIKSQNQGNIHPFRLNGVRQVGILRSLAGANPNDDAIIALDADTIINANAEKSILQIEREPVMATGRFYGLVKIINPVTSNLLSTKDKQDSDYFSVQHYNPNSNKFDGIQETIRIPQQVIDTRNFAPSSSQQIEKSPAGEDGWYIYGAKDANAVFTVNALAPRSLFQIQPRQIITGKELGLNYIQEVNWQNTEKNKGKFNTALLKPVETSISKWQQGDKAIVLHLFGGIGGRKAEAIAVPYTITGHFAFGIAEVVRDEFTNELRFETKYHQIYAHNPDGIIAGTHTWADYMGNLQRGWLATRPVSDILIKFDPVTQDYDFDGIKLSPLEQFQQQLQVTMARYRVGDGTGGAMVSPGTSCVQDSSQALYAAIMAIKNQVATTPQIQTWIGKNPNHPQALRFQQLVELGKSLEQQLAPLGIIRADWQSQAGILAGTGIGETTEPFQDRSVWAGLTTWRTIMPRQAHDDLAIIFFKHGATMQVLRTNQVGGWQSDIIPIAPTVFLGQFQIPFTNISPLSVILNRVLASLAIPTQQDWLILALLLIIYSILALPYGWRFGFLQIRFWSVNWIDKCLLMLRCLFTPAILEELFFRVILLPHPSEITNWLKWSLWALVSLVLFILYHPLNAKLFFKAAIPTFFNHVFLTLTSLLGIICTVAYTLTGSLWVIVFIHWVVVVVWLIVFGGITKLDKNQTDRLRQET; translated from the coding sequence ATGATTTGGCGTAGATTGAATCAAAAAATAAGGCTAGTATTTCCGATATTCTTACTTATAGTATTTATAGTAGTAATTGCATCCCAGAGACTCCCCGCAAGAGAAGCACAGCTAGTACAACAAGAAAGCAATTACGCGATACATACTCGACAAAACTTTAATCAACCTGGTTTTTATCCAGTTGCACAAATTCCATCGGCAAAACTTTATAAACCTGTTGGCGACTGGGTAGGAAGGTTAATCTTACCAACAAAACAGCAATTACAAGATGGTTTAGATTGGGTATGGATGGAAGTGCAATATGCACCACCTACAGCACAAAATTTGCTAGGAAAGATTGTGCGTTTGGAGTGGAAAAAGAATGAAGATTTGCTTGCTAAAGTTAAAGCTGTAACGCGAGATATAAACTTCACTTCGGAAGTTATTAAAAGTCAAAACCAAGGTAATATTCATCCTTTTCGACTAAATGGAGTTCGTCAGGTAGGGATTTTACGTTCTTTGGCAGGTGCAAATCCTAATGATGATGCAATTATTGCTTTGGATGCAGATACAATTATTAATGCAAATGCAGAAAAATCTATTTTGCAAATTGAACGCGAACCTGTTATGGCAACTGGTAGATTTTATGGGTTGGTGAAAATAATTAACCCGGTTACATCTAATCTTTTATCTACAAAAGATAAACAAGATAGCGATTATTTTTCTGTCCAGCACTATAACCCTAACTCAAATAAATTTGATGGTATTCAAGAAACTATTCGTATTCCCCAACAAGTAATAGATACACGAAACTTTGCGCCTTCGAGTTCGCAGCAAATCGAAAAATCACCTGCGGGTGAAGATGGTTGGTATATTTATGGTGCTAAAGATGCAAATGCCGTATTTACAGTAAACGCCCTTGCACCTCGTTCTCTGTTTCAAATTCAACCCCGTCAAATCATCACTGGGAAGGAATTAGGGCTAAATTATATCCAAGAGGTAAATTGGCAAAATACCGAAAAAAATAAAGGTAAATTCAATACTGCCTTGTTAAAACCTGTAGAAACATCTATATCAAAATGGCAACAAGGCGATAAAGCGATTGTACTACACTTATTCGGTGGAATTGGCGGACGTAAAGCTGAAGCGATCGCAGTACCTTATACTATCACCGGACATTTTGCTTTTGGAATTGCAGAAGTTGTCCGTGACGAGTTTACTAACGAATTACGCTTTGAAACTAAATACCATCAAATTTATGCCCATAACCCTGATGGAATTATTGCCGGAACGCATACATGGGCTGATTATATGGGTAATTTGCAACGTGGCTGGCTAGCAACACGCCCAGTATCAGATATTCTGATTAAATTCGACCCTGTAACGCAAGATTATGATTTTGATGGTATTAAACTTTCGCCTTTAGAGCAATTTCAGCAACAATTACAGGTAACAATGGCACGTTATCGCGTTGGCGATGGTACTGGTGGGGCAATGGTATCACCTGGTACATCATGCGTCCAAGACTCAAGCCAAGCACTTTATGCCGCGATAATGGCAATTAAAAACCAAGTTGCTACAACTCCTCAAATTCAAACTTGGATAGGCAAAAACCCTAATCATCCGCAAGCATTACGCTTTCAGCAGCTAGTTGAATTAGGTAAATCTTTAGAACAACAATTAGCGCCCTTGGGGATAATTCGTGCTGATTGGCAGAGTCAAGCAGGTATACTCGCAGGTACGGGAATCGGAGAAACGACGGAACCATTTCAAGATCGTAGTGTTTGGGCTGGTTTGACAACATGGCGAACAATAATGCCACGACAAGCACACGACGATCTCGCCATAATATTTTTCAAACATGGTGCAACTATGCAAGTATTGCGAACCAATCAAGTAGGTGGTTGGCAATCCGATATTATACCCATTGCACCAACAGTCTTTTTAGGACAATTTCAGATTCCCTTTACTAATATTTCACCACTTTCAGTTATTTTAAATCGTGTTCTAGCGTCGTTAGCAATTCCTACACAACAAGATTGGTTAATTCTTGCTTTACTTCTAATAATTTATAGTATTCTCGCCCTACCTTATGGCTGGAGATTTGGATTTTTACAGATCCGTTTTTGGTCAGTAAATTGGATTGATAAATGTTTATTAATGTTGCGTTGTTTGTTTACACCTGCAATACTTGAAGAACTCTTTTTTCGCGTTATATTGCTTCCTCATCCTAGCGAAATAACCAATTGGTTAAAATGGAGTTTATGGGCATTAGTGAGTTTAGTCTTGTTTATTTTATATCATCCATTGAATGCTAAATTATTTTTTAAAGCTGCAATTCCCACATTCTTTAATCATGTTTTTCTTACTTTAACTTCATTGTTGGGAATTATCTGTACTGTTGCATATACCTTAACAGGATCTTTGTGGGTGATAGTTTTTATCCACTGGGTTGTAGTAGTAGTTTGGTTAATTGTTTTTGGAGGAATAACAAAATTAGATAAAAATCAAACAGATCGGCTAAGACAAGAGACGTGA
- a CDS encoding pentapeptide repeat-containing protein, protein MPPDYSGQNLRGRSFKGQNLTGANFRGKDIRGADFTNAILKDADFTGAKAGLQRHWTIGLLIILLLLSALSGFASEYVIYALNYLITPSSQLYQIMSATATLVVLIFFFFLTINKGLNTSLNISIFVSAIASSVVTATISTIAGSRGNNLSGGLALSHQRNERIANLWWLKFLPTCVYTSAGRFGLCRHGF, encoded by the coding sequence ATGCCGCCAGACTACTCCGGTCAAAATCTCCGAGGTCGCTCTTTTAAAGGTCAAAACCTGACAGGGGCAAACTTTCGCGGTAAGGATATTAGAGGAGCAGATTTTACTAACGCTATCCTCAAAGATGCTGATTTCACAGGTGCTAAGGCTGGACTACAGCGACATTGGACAATTGGATTGCTCATAATATTACTCTTATTATCAGCATTATCAGGATTTGCCTCAGAGTACGTTATATACGCACTAAATTACTTGATTACCCCTAGTAGTCAGCTTTATCAAATAATGTCTGCTACTGCTACCTTAGTAGTGCTTATATTTTTCTTTTTTCTTACTATTAATAAAGGATTAAATACATCTCTAAACATCTCAATTTTTGTTAGTGCGATCGCTAGTTCTGTTGTCACCGCTACTATTAGTACTATTGCAGGTTCTAGGGGTAACAATCTTAGCGGTGGTTTAGCTTTGTCACACCAGCGTAACGAACGCATCGCAAATCTTTGGTGGCTGAAGTTTCTTCCGACTTGTGTGTACACAAGCGCAGGTAGGTTTGGCTTGTGTAGACACGGTTTTTAA
- a CDS encoding SAM hydrolase/SAM-dependent halogenase family protein, with the protein MSNKQIDRQRLMTFLSDFGDRDIYVGIMKGVIAQINPRLTVIDLTHQIQPQDIAAARFCLMNAYPYFPVGTVHLAVVDPGVGSKRRAIAVEFAQGFLVGPDNGIFSGVLSQSPAIAAVELTNLNYWRTSQPSNTFHGRDIFAPVAASLASGVPLKQLGQEINPASLVKLDIAECQQTSNGVVGCIQYIDRFGNLASNIPASYVQGKTWYVQAAGLSIPGCKTYGDVSVGERLALVGSHGWVEIAINSGNARSKLQLDWQEPLQVVLT; encoded by the coding sequence ATGTCTAACAAGCAGATAGATCGACAACGACTCATGACTTTTCTAAGCGATTTCGGCGATCGCGATATCTATGTAGGCATAATGAAGGGAGTCATCGCCCAAATCAACCCCAGACTGACAGTAATAGACTTAACCCACCAAATTCAGCCGCAAGATATCGCCGCAGCCAGGTTTTGCCTGATGAATGCTTATCCCTATTTCCCCGTAGGGACAGTGCATCTGGCAGTAGTAGATCCGGGTGTGGGAAGTAAACGACGAGCGATCGCAGTAGAATTTGCTCAAGGGTTTCTAGTCGGCCCAGATAATGGTATCTTTAGCGGCGTACTTAGTCAAAGTCCTGCGATCGCAGCCGTCGAACTTACAAATCTTAACTATTGGCGAACTTCTCAACCAAGCAACACTTTTCACGGTAGAGATATCTTTGCACCAGTAGCAGCTAGTCTTGCTAGTGGTGTTCCCTTGAAACAGCTAGGACAAGAAATCAATCCAGCAAGTTTAGTCAAACTGGATATAGCCGAGTGCCAGCAAACAAGCAATGGTGTAGTGGGCTGCATTCAATATATCGATCGCTTTGGCAACTTAGCGAGCAACATTCCAGCCAGTTACGTACAAGGCAAAACTTGGTATGTGCAAGCTGCTGGATTAAGTATACCAGGTTGTAAAACTTACGGTGATGTCAGCGTGGGAGAGAGACTAGCTTTAGTTGGCAGTCACGGTTGGGTAGAAATTGCCATTAATAGCGGCAATGCTCGCTCAAAGTTGCAGTTAGATTGGCAAGAACCGCTTCAAGTTGTGCTAACTTAA
- the aspS gene encoding aspartate--tRNA ligase, protein MRTHYCGELRKEHIGETVTFYGWVDRRRDHGGVIFLDLRDRSGIVQIVSDPQRTPDSYEQANALRNEYVVEITGRVTHRPEESLNPRIPTGEVEIYADKIQLLNAVRKQLPFQVSVADTETVREDLRLKYRYLDLRRDRMAQNLQLRHKIVKAMRRYLEDLEGFIEVETPILTRSTPEGARDYVLPSRVNPGEWYALPQSPQLFKQLLMVSGLDRYYQIARCFRDEDLRADRQPEFTQLDMEMSFMSQEEIIELNENLVCHIFKTVKGIELQRPFPRLTYAEGMERYGSDKPDTRYDLELVDVSDIVKDSSFKVFRDTVTNGGIVKILPIPNGNDVISNVRIKPGGDLFKEASEAGARGLAYIRVRDDGEIDTIGAIKDNLSIEQKQEILRRTGAKAGHLLLFGAGEAATVNKTLDRLRQAIAKEFDLIDPEKINLLWITDFPMFEWNADEKRLEALHHPFTAPHPDDLSDLKTARAQAYDLILNGVEVGGGSLRIYQREIQQQVFEAIGLSPEEAQSKFGFLLEAFEYGTPPHGGIAYGLDRLVMLLAGEESIRDVIAFPKTQQARCLLTDAPSSVDAKQLKELHVASTYKPKP, encoded by the coding sequence ATGCGAACTCATTATTGCGGCGAACTCCGAAAAGAACATATTGGAGAAACTGTTACCTTTTACGGATGGGTAGACCGTCGCCGCGATCACGGTGGTGTGATATTTTTAGATTTACGCGATCGCTCTGGAATTGTCCAAATCGTCAGCGATCCGCAACGCACCCCAGATTCTTACGAACAGGCGAACGCCCTGCGAAATGAATATGTTGTCGAAATCACAGGTAGGGTAACGCACCGTCCCGAAGAATCCCTCAATCCCCGCATCCCCACAGGCGAGGTAGAAATCTACGCCGATAAAATTCAACTCCTCAATGCTGTCCGCAAACAGTTACCTTTCCAAGTTTCCGTAGCTGATACTGAGACAGTGCGCGAAGATTTGCGGCTGAAATATCGTTATTTGGATTTGCGACGCGATCGCATGGCGCAAAATTTGCAACTGCGTCATAAAATTGTTAAAGCTATGCGGCGTTATCTGGAAGATTTGGAAGGTTTTATCGAAGTCGAAACCCCAATACTTACCCGTTCTACTCCAGAAGGGGCGCGGGATTATGTTCTACCCAGTCGCGTCAATCCTGGTGAGTGGTATGCTTTGCCGCAATCACCCCAGCTATTTAAACAATTGCTCATGGTATCCGGTTTAGACAGATATTATCAGATTGCTCGTTGCTTTCGGGATGAAGATTTACGCGCCGACAGACAACCGGAATTTACCCAGTTGGACATGGAAATGAGTTTCATGTCTCAAGAAGAAATTATCGAACTAAACGAAAACTTAGTTTGCCATATCTTCAAAACAGTTAAAGGCATTGAGTTACAGCGTCCTTTTCCCCGCCTCACTTACGCTGAAGGGATGGAACGCTACGGGAGTGATAAACCAGATACCCGCTATGATTTAGAATTAGTTGATGTCTCAGATATTGTCAAAGATTCTAGTTTCAAAGTTTTTCGGGACACTGTTACTAATGGTGGTATCGTCAAAATTCTACCGATTCCTAATGGTAACGATGTAATTTCTAACGTCCGCATTAAACCAGGTGGCGACTTATTTAAAGAAGCCAGCGAAGCCGGTGCTAGAGGTTTAGCTTATATCCGTGTCAGGGATGATGGCGAAATTGACACCATTGGGGCGATTAAAGACAACCTCAGCATTGAACAAAAACAAGAAATTTTGCGGCGTACAGGTGCAAAAGCTGGACATTTGTTGTTGTTTGGGGCAGGGGAAGCTGCTACAGTTAATAAAACATTAGATAGATTACGGCAAGCGATCGCTAAAGAGTTTGATTTAATCGATCCAGAAAAAATCAACTTGCTGTGGATTACAGATTTCCCCATGTTCGAGTGGAATGCTGACGAAAAACGTTTAGAAGCACTCCACCACCCATTTACAGCACCCCATCCTGATGATTTGAGCGATTTAAAAACTGCACGCGCCCAAGCTTACGACTTGATACTCAACGGTGTAGAAGTTGGCGGCGGAAGTCTGCGGATTTATCAGCGAGAAATTCAACAGCAGGTGTTTGAAGCGATTGGTTTATCTCCTGAAGAAGCACAAAGTAAATTTGGCTTTCTCTTAGAAGCATTTGAATATGGTACACCGCCGCATGGTGGCATCGCCTACGGTTTAGATCGTTTGGTAATGTTGCTAGCTGGAGAAGAATCCATTCGAGATGTCATTGCTTTTCCGAAGACACAACAAGCGCGTTGTTTGTTAACAGATGCACCTTCGAGTGTAGATGCAAAACAGTTGAAAGAATTGCACGTTGCTTCGACTTATAAACCAAAGCCTTAA
- the crtD gene encoding C-3',4' desaturase CrtD, with the protein MSSIPLDKSNSRVVVIGAGIGGLTAGALLAHRGYSVLILDQALVPGGCASTFKRQGFTFDVGATQVAGLEPGGIHHRIFSELEIDLPQATPCDPACAVYLPGETTPINVWRDQEKWQEERQKQFPGSEPFWQLMATLFNASWEFQGRDPVLPPRNLWDLWQLAQALRPSTFITVPFTLFTVGDALRLCGLGNDQRLRTFLDLQLKLYSQVDAENTALLYAATALSVSQLPQGLFHLQGSMQVLSDRLVQSLERDGGKLLMRHTVEKIKVENGKATAVVIKNQKTGEVWTEAANHIVSNVTVQNLVQLLGEQAPSGYKNRVQKLPQASGAFVVYLGVDASAIPAECPPHLQFLYDADGPIGENNSLFVSVSHPGDGRAPEGKATIIASSFVDPAQWWETEDYEGLKEKFTQEAIARLAQYFYLKPETIIYQEAATPRTFAHFTARDRGIVGGIGQRIPTFGPFGFANRTPIQHLWLVGDSTHPGEGTAGVSYSALTVVRQIDSQM; encoded by the coding sequence ATGTCCAGCATACCTCTTGACAAAAGTAACTCTCGTGTTGTCGTTATCGGTGCCGGCATAGGTGGACTGACTGCCGGAGCATTATTAGCTCATAGAGGTTACAGCGTCTTAATTTTAGATCAAGCTCTCGTACCGGGAGGTTGTGCTTCGACGTTTAAACGCCAGGGATTTACCTTTGATGTGGGAGCAACTCAGGTGGCGGGGTTAGAACCAGGGGGAATTCACCACCGCATTTTCTCAGAATTAGAAATAGATTTACCACAAGCAACGCCTTGCGATCCTGCTTGTGCAGTATATTTACCTGGAGAAACCACTCCGATTAACGTTTGGCGCGACCAAGAGAAATGGCAAGAGGAACGACAAAAACAGTTTCCTGGTAGCGAACCGTTTTGGCAATTGATGGCAACTTTATTTAATGCGAGTTGGGAATTTCAAGGACGCGATCCGGTGCTACCACCGCGTAATTTATGGGATTTGTGGCAACTAGCGCAAGCGTTGCGTCCCAGTACATTCATTACCGTACCCTTCACTTTGTTTACGGTGGGAGATGCTTTACGGTTATGTGGACTGGGAAATGACCAGCGATTGAGAACTTTTTTAGATTTGCAACTAAAGCTATACTCCCAGGTGGATGCAGAGAATACAGCATTACTTTATGCCGCCACAGCGTTGAGTGTATCCCAACTTCCCCAAGGATTGTTTCACCTCCAGGGAAGTATGCAAGTATTAAGCGATCGCTTGGTACAATCTTTAGAAAGAGATGGCGGCAAGTTGTTGATGCGCCACACTGTAGAAAAAATCAAAGTAGAAAACGGCAAAGCTACTGCTGTTGTAATTAAAAATCAGAAAACTGGCGAAGTCTGGACAGAAGCCGCCAACCATATAGTTAGCAACGTCACCGTGCAAAACTTGGTGCAGTTATTGGGAGAACAAGCGCCATCTGGATATAAAAACCGGGTGCAAAAACTACCCCAAGCATCGGGTGCGTTTGTGGTGTATTTAGGTGTAGATGCTAGCGCGATTCCGGCTGAATGTCCTCCCCACCTGCAATTTCTGTATGATGCTGATGGCCCAATTGGCGAAAATAATTCTCTATTTGTTTCCGTTAGTCATCCTGGAGATGGACGCGCACCGGAGGGGAAAGCGACAATTATTGCTTCTTCATTTGTCGATCCTGCACAGTGGTGGGAAACTGAAGATTATGAAGGACTAAAAGAAAAGTTTACCCAAGAAGCGATCGCACGTCTTGCCCAATATTTCTATCTCAAACCAGAAACGATTATTTATCAAGAAGCCGCAACACCGCGCACCTTTGCTCATTTCACAGCCCGCGATCGCGGTATAGTTGGCGGTATTGGTCAACGAATTCCCACCTTTGGCCCCTTTGGGTTCGCCAATCGGACACCAATTCAGCATTTGTGGTTGGTTGGTGATTCCACCCATCCCGGCGAAGGTACGGCTGGAGTGAGTTATTCGGCGCTAACGGTAGTCAGGCAAATTGACTCGCAAATGTAG
- a CDS encoding aromatic ring-hydroxylating dioxygenase subunit alpha has protein sequence MVNNFSWTKQWYPITPISYLEPSHPTPITLLGKKLVIWRDKHQNLVVMDDTCPHKLAQLSLGSINENGNLMCRHHGWCFDGAGKCTNIPMLSDEKALKAACNSERSQVTTYPTQVLQELLWIWADNSPTAFEDSTSKQPALMPESQLDSSLTDWFMSEVPVGYTVSVESSFDPSHAQFLHEGIAGFSPERAIPIEHFEVLGEISAEDGFTLKHSGYNIFNKEMDATRKFSPPCSNTTIYKYSNGKSALFQLYFVPTKSGSCKQIGKFIADSLPQKRNFWFELLPKYLQTGLKHSSSYKLSNQDLSMMHSQAVNESAIDKTWQKSYFMPSIADVGIVTFRKWLDEFGGGKPEWQGVAESPFQELSDEELYDIWHRHTKHCPSCRQSLVLINKAKNFCQNFTLVLTIIALLLIGINLPTNIVIIPVLLGILSLICDYKLDSIRERFLSSIPKKGVFSVHSIFN, from the coding sequence ATGGTAAATAACTTCTCCTGGACTAAACAGTGGTATCCAATAACTCCCATCAGCTATCTGGAACCCTCTCATCCAACCCCCATTACTTTGCTTGGAAAAAAGCTGGTAATTTGGAGAGACAAACATCAAAATTTGGTAGTGATGGATGATACTTGTCCCCATAAATTGGCGCAGTTATCTTTAGGAAGTATCAATGAAAATGGAAACCTAATGTGTCGTCATCATGGTTGGTGTTTTGATGGGGCAGGAAAATGTACAAATATTCCCATGCTGAGTGATGAAAAGGCTTTAAAAGCTGCTTGTAATAGCGAGCGATCGCAAGTAACAACATACCCGACTCAAGTACTACAAGAATTACTATGGATCTGGGCAGATAATAGTCCTACTGCTTTTGAAGATAGCACTTCCAAGCAACCTGCCCTGATGCCAGAATCTCAACTTGATAGCTCGTTGACCGATTGGTTTATGTCAGAAGTTCCTGTTGGTTACACTGTTTCTGTTGAAAGTAGTTTTGACCCTTCTCATGCCCAATTTTTGCATGAAGGAATTGCTGGATTTTCACCGGAACGAGCTATCCCCATAGAACATTTTGAAGTATTGGGAGAAATATCTGCTGAAGATGGTTTTACTTTAAAGCATTCTGGTTACAATATTTTTAACAAAGAGATGGATGCGACTCGGAAGTTCAGTCCACCTTGTTCTAATACAACAATCTACAAATATTCTAACGGTAAATCTGCTTTATTTCAGTTATATTTTGTGCCCACAAAATCAGGTTCATGTAAGCAAATTGGTAAGTTCATTGCTGATAGCCTTCCACAAAAACGCAATTTCTGGTTTGAGCTTCTGCCAAAATATTTACAAACTGGGTTAAAACATTCATCTAGTTATAAGTTGAGTAACCAAGATTTATCAATGATGCACTCCCAAGCTGTTAACGAATCTGCGATCGATAAAACTTGGCAAAAGTCATATTTTATGCCTTCAATAGCTGACGTTGGCATCGTTACTTTTCGCAAATGGTTAGATGAGTTTGGCGGTGGTAAACCTGAATGGCAGGGAGTAGCAGAATCACCTTTTCAAGAATTAAGTGATGAAGAATTATACGATATCTGGCACAGACATACAAAGCATTGCCCTAGTTGTCGGCAATCTTTAGTTTTGATAAATAAAGCCAAAAACTTTTGTCAAAATTTTACGCTTGTATTGACAATTATAGCATTGTTGCTAATCGGAATTAATCTACCTACAAACATAGTTATCATACCAGTTTTACTGGGTATATTAAGTTTAATTTGTGACTATAAATTAGACTCAATTCGAGAACGCTTTCTCAGCAGCATTCCCAAAAAAGGTGTTTTTTCAGTACATAGTATATTTAACTAA